In Clostridium sp. DL-VIII, the following proteins share a genomic window:
- a CDS encoding YkgJ family cysteine cluster protein, translating into MKLLFDVEGKVNYDKINKNTTVKDVLDAVDIFLSNNPLNCNECEESCCKKSWSVEMDNICVNRLSSWNDEEALNFIHEKLVKKRNYYRDFDQYVLNKKMDCNFITETNLCTIYEDRPIICRLYICSARSYRYNLIRELIGSTYLNALIYEEEIRNNNFTNETINQYKGNPAVFAKDYNMLLEKIFDYAEDEGWLDIDEREELHKEIILE; encoded by the coding sequence ATGAAATTACTATTTGATGTTGAAGGTAAAGTGAATTATGACAAAATTAATAAGAATACAACAGTTAAAGATGTATTAGATGCAGTTGACATATTTTTAAGCAATAATCCTCTTAATTGTAATGAATGTGAGGAGAGTTGCTGCAAAAAATCTTGGTCAGTAGAAATGGATAATATCTGTGTAAATAGATTGAGCAGTTGGAACGATGAGGAAGCTTTAAATTTTATACATGAAAAGCTAGTTAAAAAGAGAAATTATTATAGAGATTTTGATCAGTATGTATTAAATAAGAAAATGGACTGTAATTTCATAACAGAAACCAATCTATGCACTATTTATGAGGATAGGCCAATAATATGCAGGCTTTATATCTGTAGTGCAAGAAGTTATAGATATAACTTGATAAGAGAGCTAATAGGAAGTACATATTTAAATGCTCTTATATATGAAGAAGAAATTAGAAACAATAATTTCACAAATGAAACTATTAATCAGTATAAAGGAAATCCAGCAGTTTTTGCTAAAGACTACAATATGCTTCTGGAAAAAATATTTGATTATGCAGAAGATGAAGGTTGGCTTGATATTGATGAAAGAGAAGAATTGCATAAAGAAATAATCCTAGAATAA